One Lycium barbarum isolate Lr01 chromosome 5, ASM1917538v2, whole genome shotgun sequence genomic window carries:
- the LOC132639749 gene encoding extensin-like yields the protein MAKFYNLPIFAALFLSTFAISFEIAFSLSPTPSPKHKIPTSQHISQLAPKSALENPHSPHSIPKVEIVYPLSKAKVSPKPSPNKHIPSHLAPKSSKITAHQSRSSWSLLAPKSSIKQNLSPKPIEKRTSDSILAPHSHVSLKPIPHSTIKVTKTPHSISKLPPRPAPRKYFPTHLTPKIPISKRIHSPKPSPKQTRNHGSKFFLVRPKVGSHVTTKQTKKQHIFSPQLAPITYKQKVNAKLAPKSTRKFSFNTHLAPKSSATKPNIVLSPIGRIITKTPLAPKEAPKWTHKLTPNHGTH from the coding sequence ATGGCAAAGTTTTACAATCTTCCCATCTTTGCAGCTTTGTTTCTCTCCACATTTGCCATTTCATTTGAAATTGCATTCTCCTTATCTCCTACACCAAGCCCAAAACATAAGATCCCAACGTCACAACATATTTCTCAATTAGCTCCTAAGAGTGCCTTAGAAAATCCACATTCCCCACATTCAATCCCTAAGGTTGAAATAGTATATCCTCTTTCTAAAGCTAAAGTTTCTCCTAAGCCTTCACCAAATAAACACATTCCTTCACATTTGGCTCCTAAAAGTTCAAAAATAACAGCACATCAATCCCGATCAAGTTGGAGTCTGTTGGCTCCTAAAAGCTCAATTAAACAAAATCTTTCTCCAAAACCTATTGAAAAACGCACATCTGACTCAATCTTGGCTCCCCATTCTCATGTGTCCTTAAAGCCAATTCCTCACTCAACCATTAAGGTGACAAAAACTCCTCACTCTATTTCTAAACTTCCTCCTAGGCCTGcaccaagaaaatattttccaacacATTTGACACCTAAAATCCCAATAAGTAAACGAATTCATTCTCCAAAACCATCACCAAAGCAAACTAGAAATCATGGGTCTAAATTTTTCCTAGTTAGACCTAAAGTTGGATCTCATGTTACCACTAAACAAACAAAGAAGCAACATATTTTTTCTCCACAGCTAGCTCCAATTACTTACAAACAAAAGGTGAATGCCAAACTTGCACCTAAATCAACAAGAAAGTTTTCTTTTAACACACATTTGGCTCCCAAATCTAGTGCTACAAAACCAAATATTGTTCTCAGTCCAATAGGAAGGATTATCACAAAGACACCTTTGGCTCCGAAGGAAGCACCAAAATGGACTCATAAACTTACACCTAATCATGGGACTCATTAG